The following proteins are encoded in a genomic region of [Eubacterium] hominis:
- a CDS encoding ComEA family DNA-binding protein, with the protein MKKMMVVLFFVLLLCSRYQFVDMSQYESKTKSIEVKGAIQAPGVYEVDAHASVEDILKKAQGCLDNADTSSLNLSLDLPDESVLVIPEIKETALISINSASEEESDSLPGVGPAIAKRIVAYRMEKPFQSLEEIKEVKGIGDAMYAKIQNMICL; encoded by the coding sequence ATGAAGAAAATGATGGTCGTTTTGTTTTTTGTATTATTACTTTGTTCCAGATATCAATTTGTGGATATGTCACAATATGAATCTAAAACAAAAAGTATTGAAGTCAAGGGCGCAATCCAAGCACCAGGTGTGTATGAGGTAGATGCCCATGCAAGTGTAGAAGATATTTTAAAAAAGGCGCAAGGCTGTTTGGATAATGCAGATACCTCGTCCTTAAACTTAAGCTTGGATCTTCCTGATGAAAGCGTCTTAGTGATTCCAGAGATAAAAGAAACAGCACTTATTTCCATTAATTCCGCAAGTGAAGAGGAGTCAGACAGTTTACCGGGCGTTGGACCGGCGATAGCCAAACGGATTGTTGCTTATCGAATGGAAAAACCTTTTCAAAGTTTAGAAGAAATTAAAGAAGTAAAAGGTATCGGAGATGCCATGTATGCGAAAATACAGAATATGATCTGCCTATGA